The proteins below come from a single Leptotrichia sp. oral taxon 223 genomic window:
- a CDS encoding BMC domain-containing protein, producing MATLNALGMIETKGLVAAIEAADAMVKAANVTLIGKEHVGGGLVTVLVRGDVGAVKAATDAGAAAAERVGELISIHVIPRPHNEIEGILPKPRIAEAE from the coding sequence ATGGCAACATTAAATGCGTTAGGAATGATTGAAACTAAAGGGCTTGTAGCTGCAATAGAAGCTGCAGATGCGATGGTGAAAGCTGCCAATGTAACTTTGATTGGAAAGGAACACGTTGGTGGAGGACTGGTAACAGTGCTAGTAAGAGGAGATGTCGGGGCTGTAAAGGCTGCGACAGATGCAGGGGCTGCGGCTGCTGAAAGAGTTGGAGAATTAATTTCAATTCATGTAATACCACGTCCTCATAATGAAATTGAAGGCATACTGCCTAAGCCAAGAATAGCTGAGGCTGAATAA
- a CDS encoding BMC domain-containing protein, which yields MDSYGYVETRGLVTAIEAADAALKAADVTLTNCYYVKGGIVTIEVAGDVAAVNAAVDAASESARRLGNFLSSNVIARVASETKKILISDIGKKSDEKTADVQNDEDIIEKSDNDNEKTEVQIMTEEVIEQAVNENADIENENENQFIKEQPEDIAETETEGIIEESVQEITENAETGNQNNIIQENEEVSITETLKKKDEETKKVKKQYQDMKVVDLKTKVNNLKIGYTWNQIKTMPKKKLIEILVRNNKEE from the coding sequence ATGGATTCGTACGGATATGTGGAAACACGGGGGCTTGTGACTGCAATAGAAGCTGCAGATGCTGCCTTGAAGGCAGCTGATGTAACACTTACAAACTGCTACTATGTAAAAGGTGGAATTGTGACCATTGAAGTAGCGGGAGATGTGGCTGCTGTAAATGCCGCTGTGGATGCCGCAAGTGAAAGTGCCAGAAGGCTTGGAAATTTCCTGAGCAGTAACGTTATTGCAAGAGTGGCTTCTGAAACAAAGAAAATTCTGATAAGTGACATTGGAAAAAAATCTGATGAAAAAACTGCCGATGTGCAAAACGATGAAGACATTATTGAAAAATCGGACAATGATAATGAAAAAACTGAAGTGCAAATAATGACAGAAGAAGTGATTGAGCAGGCAGTAAATGAAAATGCAGATATTGAAAATGAAAATGAAAACCAATTTATCAAAGAGCAGCCTGAAGATATTGCAGAAACGGAAACAGAAGGAATAATAGAAGAATCAGTTCAGGAAATAACGGAAAATGCAGAAACAGGGAACCAAAATAATATTATTCAGGAAAATGAAGAAGTTTCAATAACAGAAACTTTAAAAAAAAAAGATGAGGAAACAAAAAAGGTAAAAAAACAGTATCAGGACATGAAAGTAGTGGATTTAAAGACAAAGGTCAACAACCTTAAAATTGGCTACACATGGAATCAAATAAAGACGATGCCTAAGAAAAAATTGATAGAAATTTTAGTAAGAAATAATAAGGAGGAATAA